Proteins encoded by one window of Aphidius gifuensis isolate YNYX2018 linkage group LG2, ASM1490517v1, whole genome shotgun sequence:
- the LOC122850365 gene encoding uncharacterized protein LOC122850365, giving the protein MPNRRYSTYINVLNALLEYKPEIKPDKIIIDFESAFIKAVHDIFPNATVSGCNFHLNQCLYRNVQNDGLAVLYNTDINFSTGIRMLAALAFVPCDDVDFAFDMLLKSKFFVDNLAVLNTFLSYFKNTWLGVVNARGKRKALFELKLWNCYERVVNNDSRTNNSVEGWHSSFNTLFSSAHSSMGEFINCLKDEQSQTEIFLAQIDVQRDISPYKKRRYAEVDNRLVKIVMSYDKNNIIPYLRAVALNIKM; this is encoded by the coding sequence ATGCCCAATCGTCGTTACTCGActtatataaatgttttaaatgcTTTATTAGAATATAAACCTGAAATTAAacctgataaaataattattgattttgaaaGTGCTTTTATTAAAGCCGTACATGATATATTTCCAAATGCAACTGTTAGTGgatgtaattttcatttaaatcaatgcTTATATCGTAATGTACAAAATGATGGGCTAGCTGTATTATATAATACTGATATTAATTTCTCAACTGGCATTCGGATGTTAGCTGCGTTAGCTTTTGTGCCATgtgatgatgttgattttgCATTTGATATgcttttaaaatcaaaattttttgttgataatttagcGGTTTTGAATACATTCTTAAgctattttaaaaacacttgGTTAGGCGTTGTAAATGCACGTGGCAAACGTAAAGcattatttgaattgaaattatGGAATTGTTATGAGCgtgttgttaataatgattcaCGTACTAATAATTCCGTTGAAGGTTGGCATAGTTCATTCAAtacattattttcaagtgCTCATTCATCTATgggtgaatttataaattgtttaaaagatGAGCAATCTCAAACTGAGATTTTCTTGGCTCAGATTGATGTCCAACGTGATATAAGCCCATATAAAAAACGTCGCTATGCCGAAGTTGATAATCGTCTTGTAAAAATTGTAATGAGCtatgacaaaaataatataattccgTATTTAAGAGCTGTTgctttgaatattaaaatgtaa